One Oryza sativa Japonica Group chromosome 8, ASM3414082v1 DNA window includes the following coding sequences:
- the LOC4345982 gene encoding receptor protein kinase-like protein ZAR1 — translation MAAAARAAAVAVVVVVVVLGVEVAAALNTDGLALLALKFAVSEDPNGALSTWRDADNDPCGWSGVTCVDGGGGRVAGVELANFSLAGYLPSELSLLSELVTLSLPYNQLAGQIPVAITALQKLAALDLAHNLLSGQVPAGIGRLVSLSRLDLSSNQLNGSLPPAIAGLPRLSGVLNLSYNHFTGGIPPEFGGIPVAVSLDLRGNDLAGEIPQVGSLVNQGPTAFDDNPRLCGFPLKVECAGEKEDPRIPEANGGMNPGAAAAVGRPPRRRSSPTVPVLAAIVVVAIVAGVILQWQCRRRCAAATARDEEKESAKDKSGAVTLAGSEERRSGGEEGEVFVAVDDGFGMELEELLRASAFVVGKSRGGIVYRVVPGHGPAVAVRRLSEPDDGDGGSDSGWRRRRAFETEAAAIGRARHPNVARLRAYYYAPDEKLLIYDYLSNGSLHSALHGGPTASPTPLPWSMRLSIVQGAARGLAYLHECSPRRYVHGCIKSSKILLDDELRAHVSGFGLARLVAGGAHKAAAAQSKKLGGAACALRGGGGALAYVAPELRTPGGAAAAATQKGDVFALGVVLLEAVTGREPTEGEGGLELEAWVRRAFKEERPLSEVVDPTLLGEVHAKKQVLAVFHVALGCTEPDAELRPRMRAVAESLDRINA, via the exons ATGGCGGCAGctgcgcgggcggcggcggtggcggtggtggtggtggtggtggtgctcggCGTGGAGGTGGCGGCTGCGCTGAACACGGACGGGCTGGCGCTTCTTGCGCTCAAGTTCGCGGTGTCGGAGGATCCCAATGGCGCGCTCTCGACGTGGAGGGACGCCGACAACGACCCCTGCGGCTGGTCGGGCGTCACCTgcgtcgacggcggtggcggcagggtCGCCGGCGTGGAGCTCGCCAACTTCTCGCTCGCGGGCTACCTCCCATCCGAGCTGTCGCTGCTGTCCGAGCTGGTGACGCTGTCCCTGCCCTACAACCAGCTCGCCGGCCAGATCCCGGTCGCCATCACGGCGCTGCAGAAGCTCGCGGCGCTCGACCTCGCCCACAACCTCCTCTCTGGCCAGGTTCCGGCGGGGATTGGGCGGCTCGTGTCGCTGTCCCGCCTCGATTTGTCCTCCAACCAGCTCAACGgctcgctgccgccggcgatcgccggGCTTCCTCGTCTCTCTGGGGTTCTCAACCTGAGCTACAACCATTTCACCGGCGGGATCCCGCCGGAGTTCGGCGGCATTCCGGTGGCGGTGAGCCTTGACCTCCGCGGgaacgacctcgccggcgagatCCCGCAGGTGGGGTCCCTCGTCAACCAGGGCCCGACCGCCTTCGACGACAACCCGAGGCTCTGCGGGTTTCCGCTCAAGGTGGAGTGCGCCGGTGAGAAGGAAGATCCAAGAATCCCCGAGGCGAATGGTGGCATGAaccccggcgcggcggcggcggtcgggaggCCACCGAGGcgccggtcgtcgccgacgGTGCCCGTTCTTGCTGCCATTGTGGTGGTTGCCATCGTCGCCGGGGTGATCCTGCAGTGGCAgtgccggcggcggtgcgcggcggcgacggcgagggacgAGGAGAAGGAGTCGGCGAAGGATAAGAGCGGGGCGGTGACGCTGGCCGGCAGCGAGgagcggcgcagcggcggggaggaaggggaggtgtTCGTGGCGGTGGACGACGGGTTCGGGATGGAGCTGGAGGAGCTGCTCCGCGCGTCCGCGTTCGTCGTCGGGAAGAGCCGCGGCGGCATCGTGTACCGCGTCGTCCCGGGCCAcggccccgccgtcgccgtccgccgcctcaGCGagcccgacgacggcgacggcggctccgaCTCcgggtggcgccggcgccgcgcgttCGAGAccgaggccgccgccatcgGCCGCGCGCGCCACCCCAACGTCGCGCGCCTCCGCGCCTACTACTACGCGCCCGACGAGAAGCTTCTCATCTACGACTACCTCTCCAATGGCTCCCTCCACTCCGCTCTCCACG GTGGCCcgacggcgtcgccgacgccatTGCCGTGGTCGATGAGGCTGTCCATCGTGCAGGGCGCGGCGAGGGGGCTGGCATACCTGCACGAGTGCAGCCCACGCCGGTACGTGCACGGGTGCATCAAGTCATCCAAGATCCTGCTCGACGACGAGctccgcgcccacgtctccggcTTCGGCCTCgcccgcctcgtcgccggcggcgcgcacaaggcggcggcggcgcagtcgAAGAAgctgggcggcgcggcgtgcgcgctgcgcggcgggggcggggcgcTGGCGTACGTCGCGCCGGAGCTCCGCACgcccggcggcgcggccgccgcggcgacgcagAAGGGCGACGTGTTCGCGCTCGGCGTCGTGCTGCTGGAGGCGGTGACCGGGCGCGAGCCGACGGAGGGCGAGGGCGGGCTGGAGCTGGAGGCGTGGGTGCGCCGCGCCTTCAAGGAGGAGCGGCCGCTGTCGGAGGTGGTCGACCCGACGCTGCTCGGCGAGGTGCACGCCAAGAAGCAGGTGCTCGCCGTCTTCCATGTCGCCCTCGGCTGCACCGAGCCCGACGCCGAGCTGCGCCCCCGCatgcgcgccgtcgccgagagCCTCGACCGGATCAACGCCTAA
- the LOC4345983 gene encoding uncharacterized protein, with the protein MEAAGLRLRALGLCRGNRGAFPAAHGGGGGRLHPRRPRLAGAFCSLATTGNGAAAAVGPVGSGAEVARAKRMLHVVLVSPLIPGNTGSIARTCAASAVGLHLVGPLGFKVDDTKLKRAGLDYWPYVVVKIHDSWNEFRDYFMKQDGEKRLLAFTKRGTSIHSDFSYKPGDWLVFGSETKGLPQSALEDCSREGLGGGTIRIPMVETYVRCLNLSVSVGVALYEAARQLNYEQLHYQPELPEEAQGLFPAEDIYA; encoded by the exons ATGGAGGCCGCCGGCTTACGGCTGCGCGCCCTCGGCCTGTGCCGCGGCAACCGGGGAGCGTTCCCCGCcgcgcatggcggcggcggcggccggctccacccccgccgcccgcgcctcgcGGGCGCCTTCTGCTCCC TTGCTACGACCGGCaacggagccgccgccgccgttggacCCGTCGGGAGCGGCGCCGAGGTCGCGCGCGCCAAGAGGATGCTTCACGTGGTGCTGGTCTCCCCTCTG ATCCCGGGAAACACTGGATCGATTGCGAGGACATGTGCTGCGTCAGCAGTTGGGCTGCATCTTGTCGGG CCATTAGGTTTTAAGGTAGATGACACGAAGCTGAAGCGTGCTGGATTGGATTACTGGCC ATATGTTGTTGTCAAGATTCATGACTCCTGGAACGAGTTCCGAGATTATTTCATGAAGCAG GATGGAGAAAAACGGTTACTGGCATTTACCAAAAGAGGCACGAGCATTCATTCA GATTTCTCATATAAGCCTGGGGATTGGTTAGTATTTGGCTCTGAGACGAAAGGTTTACCACAATCTGCCCTTGAGGACTGCTCTAGAGAAGGCCTAGGTGGTGGAACTATACGAATTCCAATGGTGGAAACCTATGTCCGGTGCCTAAATCTTTCTGTTAGCGTCGGAGTAGCACTGTACGAGGCAGCTAGACAACTCAACTATGAACAGCTCCATTATCAGCCGGAGCTCCCGGAAGAAGCGCAAGGACTATTCCCTGCCGAGGACATTTATGCATGA